The DNA region ATCAGCGGTGGCCAGGGCCAGACAACGGAGGGTATCGCGTCCGGTACCGTACTGGGCGGTCAGCTCCAGGATGCGCTTCTTCAGGGTAGCGGTCAGAGGGACCTTGCTGGTTCCGACACGGGCGTGCGTGCAACGATCCAGGACACCTTCTGGGGCACCCTTGCAGAACAGTTTCGGGCCGTTTCCGAGGCGGGAGGCCTTCAGCGGGACGCAGTAGCTGGACATGGACTTACGATCGCGAGAGAACTCCAGGGTGAACTCCTTCTTCCACTTGGTTTCAATCTCCTGACGGACGCAGATGGCCGACGAACGGCGATCCAGACCCTGCTTCGACACGTTGAAGGGGTTCATCTTCTCACCCAGGACGATCAGAGCGGTCTCGGTGGCCTCACCGACCTTCTCAAAGACCTTCTTGACTTCGTTGAAATCAATGGCAGAGTCGTTACACATGATACAGATGGTTCCCAGCTCATGCAGAGCTTCGTAATCGGCGGCCTTGACGCGCTGGCCGTTCAGGGTAACCTCACCAATTGGCTCGTAGGTGGATCCGGAGATCTCGAACTCGGAGAAAGAGCTGCTGTCGCCATCGACCTTGTCGAAGATGAACATACGCGAGACGGACATCTGGTTGGTGGTCAGCGTACCGGTCTTATCAGAGCAGATGACGGAGGTGCAACCCAGGGTTTCGACGGACGGCAGGGAGCGGACAATGGCGTTCTTCTTGGCCATACGGCGGGTACCCAGAGCCAGACAGGTGGTGATGACAGCGGGCAGACCCTCAGGGATGGCAGCGACGGCCAGGGCGACGGCGATCTTGAAGTAGTAGACGGCACCCTTGATCCAGGAACCTCCGTGGGCGGGATCGTTAAAGTGACCAATGTTGATGGCCCAGACGGCAATACAGATCAGAGTGATGACCTTGGACAGCTGCTCACCGAACTCGTCCAGCTTCTGCTGCAGCGGGGTCTTGATTTCCTCAGTCTCGGACATCTCGGTACGGATCTTACCGATGGCGGTGGACAGACCGGTGCCGATGACGACACCACGGGCCTTACCGGCGGCGACGTTGGTTCCGGAGAACAGGATGTTCTTCTTGTCCTGGTTGACGGCACGTGGATCCGGGACGGCATCGGTGTGCTTGATCACGGACACGGACTCACCAGTCAGGATGGACTGATCAATACGGATGGTGGTGGAGTAGATCTTGGTCAGACGGATATCGGCGGGGATCTTGTCACCGACCGACACCTCAACGATGTCACCGGGGACAATCTCCTTGGCGCGCACCTTCTGCACACCGGACTTGTCACCGCGGACAACCTTGCCCATCTCAGGCTCGTACTCCTTCAGGGCTTCAATGGCGGACTCGGCATTACGTTCCTGTGGGGGAAATCCAGGTTAGTTACACTCTTCCGCGATTTGACGCCTTCAGAGAGTTTGATTTGCATCCTCTGATACGAGTTTCGACTTGTAGATGATTATTAAGAATCATCTCTGCGTTTATCTTAACGCAGTGGGCCTGGCCCAAGATGTTTTAATTATATTAAAAGGTTTAAGCAGTCAAATAGTGGTGAAGCATGGATTTAGGTTAGGTGCAtttgattttatcaaaatatttagtctgggccgaatggtttttatCCAAAGTTTTATGGAGATTAGTGCTGTTCACTTCTCCCACATatttcatgcaattttttgtatgcaacagcgacgaaccgccctttctttaaacaaattttgaaaaacatttttgtttaaaaaaaaaattaaaattgcacgtgtttctggggacctcaaacttcatgcttcccctcaggcagtcatttttgtaaatttttgttggTCAGTGTTATATTAAGTGAGGCAGGTTTTTAGCTGTCAAAAATAGTTCGCACGAAAAGCagattttatatggagattttcagaattgaaaattttaaaaacacacttgtaaaaaaataataaagtaaCTAAAATCGTTTTTCTATCTAGTTAGGGAAAAATCTCCATACATAACCCGCATTTTTAGCTAACTTTTTTGGACAGTTGgaaaacccgccttaccttatcttTTCTAAACGTCTTGGGCCTACGCTTTGCAAACCTGGAGCTACTTTTGAAAAGgacgcataagcattttgacagctggaactattttgaaaattccgagACTACAgataactatttaacaaaacctgGAGTGTCAAAAGGTAGCTGGGAAGGCCAGCTATTGAaaaatagttccagctgtcaaaatgcttgttCGCCCTTTTCTCGTTTTGCTCTAGAAACATGCTTTGAAGTTAGGCTCTAAAACTGTTAGCcttgatttttagatttttttaacatcaatGCAAACAATGCTAAAGGTAAGGTTATTTTCAAACCATCTGTCAAACGCGTCAAATCGAACCAATCGCTCGATGACGTCAATCAAACTTTTCTCTAAAGTGCGTAAATAATCTCAATTTGCACAGTTATTCGGGATAGTTACCTGCCACACACCGACGCAAGCGTTGGCGATCAGGATAAGCAGGATGACGAGCGGCTCCACGAAGGCTTCAACACCTTCATGTTCTTCAAACAGGGCGAGGACCTGGAGGAAAGTGGGAGAATAAGAAGATTTCGTTAGTAAATGCACTGAAACAAGTTGTCACACTAATTTTAAGCAGTTTGTCTTTCGTCACAGTCGTCTCTGTCAAAAGCGGCGATGTTTTCCAGGTGTTTTTCTCcagcggttttttttttaattctgtgaAAAGCTGCGACGCAGCGAAAATAAATCCACCCCcgcatttttcagttttcaaagAAGTCGACCAAGAATAGAAATGTTGTAATACCGCGTCGTTTTCGTCGTCGGACGACGACGGAGGTGGCGTGACAACCGGACGCAATGTGACTTTCGTCACACGACGAAATTTTCGCAGTCAAAACACGCACAAATGGCTTCGGGGGTGGAAGATTAGAAgaaaagagaaaaagtcgaaaagAAAAATCTGACATCTTCTTTTTAAAACGCCTGTCAAGGAAGGTCTGACCAGGTGGCGCGACTTGAAAGAGAGGGTGGTCGTAAATTATGTTGCTTATCGAGTCCGCATCGGTTGAAGCTCGGGAAAACGGACGATTTTAAGGTTACTTTTTGTGTGGTTAGGAAGAGTGGGCGAAATGTTACTTTTGTGGTTTTGAGTGGTCAGCCTCTTCTGAGGAAATCGAAAATAGCGTCGGTTTAAGGATTAGTGTTGCTCTCTGCGTGGGATGCGATCTTGAGTTTAAagattgaataatttaaaaaataatagaattggCATTTAATTCCCTTTAATCAATTTGCAACCCGCTAACATGACGAAGATCACCATCTGCAATgcgaataattttgaaaaaaaaaaacgagaatatAAAAGTCTATTATTATTTAGTAGTTTGGTCAACAAAGCACTaactaaaaattagaaaaaatttaTAGAACGAAAGCCAATGAAtcaaagtaaacaaataaaatgaattattaTGTCTTaactgaaagtttaaaaaatgccaaagtCGGCACAGGTGTCAAACCAAAACGGCCAAACTTTACGACCTTTTTCGAGGCTTAGCAGAGCTGAGAAAAGATACGACTTGAAGCTTGGTGTCGAAAACCGGTAAATCACGACGCGGAAAATTGTGCAAAAtgaaagcaaattttttttttttgatttgctcTTATGCAGCAACAGCAAAAAGAGTTATAAGCCGATAACTGACTTCATAACTTGTGAGACACTTTGTGGCGTCGCTGTTGCTatcgtaaaaaaaagttgaaagagAGGTGTAACAACAGTCAATAAATGTGTTACGTTTGCTACCTTTGATTGCTGGCAGCTTCTGTTCTTCTTCTTCCGTTATGCTGTCAGTCAGTGATTTCGGTTTGTCTTTGGTCCAAATAAACTATACCGACGATAAATTATACTTACAAAGGAGATAATAGCAGCCAACAGCAGAATCTTAACCAGCAGATCATCAAACTGTTCCAGGACTAATTGCCAGATGGTCTTTCCTGTTGGTTGGTAAtgaaaagtagaaaaaaaaaacaattattagtACAAACACATATCAATCGAACATCACGAAGCAAAAGTTTTTATCGAAAGTAGCTTCTCCACATCATCAAAGGCCCCTCTCACCGACGTGGGACCTGGTTTATTAttggcatcatcatcatcaacagtCGTCAAAGTCGATAGTAAATAGAACTGGAAATAGAAAACGCAACTAATGGAGGACGGCAAAACCGTGCCATCGCGGAAGCTTACAAGTTGGAACCGATTTCCCGGGAGAGGTTCTTTCTGCTCTAAGTAATCATATTGGAGTTTTAACAAACAATTGCTGAGAGAAAAAATCGAAAGAGATCAAGTCTCTCTTCTCTCTTGCGCGAGATATCAGTGAAATGAGAGCTCAGTGATAGAAATTCAAGAAGATCTCAAATGAGTCAGAAATTCAGTCATATCATTCGAATATAGCTatcagatttgctatctctttctagcaaaagtttttgtcaTGCGTTCTAGCTGTTTTTGACTGAACGATATGTCGTATTTCTGcatcgagctcgatcattgtttgcatcaggacactgtgacgggGTGTTCgttatttttgggttaaattatatttttttcactgggtctagaaagccttatatgcTGTCACTTTTAATATACTAGATCTCTTTGAAAGCAATTAAAAATCAATCGAGTTTTGAGATTTTATCATCATTTGATTGTGAAAAGTCGAGTTCTGAGTTCAATTCTCACCCAAGTCTGACAGATAGTACCAAAATAAGAAACATGTCAAATCTGTGCCCACATCACAGTTGGTCGTAATTAGCACATCAACTTGCCCTCGAAACTCGAAACAAAGGAAACCTTATATTTGAAGAGCTAAGAAGGTGACGACGACCGAGCCGGGAAACAATCATTATCATcgacaacaacaaaacaaactaCGACGACGACAACCTGTGCAAACTGCACCAGGTCGCGTCTCTTCCAGCGAGTCTACGACGTCATCAAAACTGGCTTGTTCGAGTCTCGTAACCGGCGAAGGGAAGGTCGGCTAAATTGCTACAGTAGAGCTTCGATGGAGGCGACTTTTGTTCTTTGAAAAGGCTCAGTTTGTAGCCCTTTTTCGACTGATAAATAGTTCAGCCGATAGTGGGTAAGCAAGTTTCCATCAATAGTTTTGcataaaaagttgtttaaataatgaaaatcgaAGAATTTGGTGAAATTTGGATCAAATCCTCAACCTGCCAATTTTATGTGCTTTTTCTCTGGAAGCGTTCTACCAATGACGGATGActcatttatatttaaaaaaaatcttcactgaGCTCTATTGACAGCtctgcaaaacaaaatttacttcaatttatgtaatttatttaataaacgAGCAATACAATCATGTAAAATTTCTTATGGGGATTTGGCATCCCGCATGGAAGAATGTCGGGCACTCTATATAAATACTGACAGCATTTTCGTTTTGAagcgtttttttcttcttttcactATCTCACACTTTCACAAAAAATCGAAGCCTTTCAATTTTAAGCTAGCTTTCGGAAATTCAAAGTCGATttgaaaaatgctgtcagttttgTCGATCTTTTTTGGATTCGACCTGCAGAGCTTAAGGCCAAAAaggctttcaaaaagtatttaTCGGGATCGGACTACTAGATCTATAGCGAAAATCGCCAAATTGGAAGGAAAATATGATCTTTTGAGAGTTTGGGAAAGAAGAAAATTTCGCTGGTGAAGAATAAAATGTTAAGACAATTTCATCAATTATTTCTAGTCACCGGAGTTTTACTCTATGTATAATCGTTGCAActttttgttgatgttgatggcggcggcggcggctgtaAAAAGTCTCTGCTAAGGAGCGCGAAATAGCCGCAAACGATtgcactttttttgtgcctCTTCCTACAGTGTAAACAAGAAGGTGCAACCAAAGCCGTAGAAAAGAGCAGTACGGATGACATTGTGGTTCCGCTTTTGTGCCCTCTAAATTGTCACCCAGTTTGACAGTGAAAGCTTGGCAGTAGGACACTTTTCAGCAATGTGACAAACTGTCAGTTTTGACATTACTTCTAGCATaactttataaaaatgaaaagtttgtgTGAGAGTGCTGTCAAACTACCGAGGCTTCACTGTTCAAGTCTGAAGCATATAACTCGCCAAGGGAAAAGTGTTGCTGCACCTAATAACGATAGCTTTTGTTTGTTGGCTGTGCCCAACTGTTGCTCTAATTTAGAACAGGGCGCACCACAAGCTGAGGTTTGGAGCAGGTGACCTGCTTTCAACAATGTCGCCACGTCGCCCCTGGTCACGTGGTTCGAAGTGCATGCCGGAATGTCCCCAAAATAGTGTCAATCGAATGttcgattcgaaaattcttaaaaactttcattatttttttttaaatgtttatattaattttgaaattgattgatttttttatgtatttgatgACGTTTGTGGAGAAGCTACCTTCTCTTTCCCGGTGAAATCCCAATCTGGACGTCCTCGGCGGTCACCACAACAGTACTTACCCTCTTCGGCTGGGAGCTCTGTAAGTAGATAAAAAGCAAGAAGAAAATCGAATCAGTCACTGTGGCAGGGAAAATTCGTTATCTGACATCCACCAAATAGAAACGCGCCACGTGGATGCTGTGAGTAGGGTGGTGGGGGGGTTGCATGTTTCACAACCATTCAACTCATATCAGTgctgcgctgccgctgctgacCTAGATTTTCTCAAGTGTGGGTACTTATTTGGCTGCGGCTGGATTTGGGAGGAGAGAATCTGAGCGTTGTCGGGTGATctaacatttttgcatttcacattcagaattaaaaatatattttaatttaacccgcaaaattaaaatttcaagattatGGAGATTCAATCGATATTCAATCGCCccagtttcaaaacttaaaaTCCCTTCATCAATCACAAAACTGAAGCACCCGCGGCCCACATTGAGATAAGAACGTCGAGAATCTATTGgcaatttcttcgaaaatcacAGACGCAGCGCAGCACTTGACGTACTGACGTGCGTGCGTTCTCTGACGTCAAAGCAGTGTGGGCAGcacgtgtgtgtgtctgtgttttGTTTCTGTTCTTCCCCCTCCTGCCAAACAGTTAAGCTTTCTTTACACCCTCCGAAAAATACAAATCGGTAGTAACATTTCACGGGGGCTCAAAAGCTCCAATCTCGCGACGCGCGTgtttggcagtgctgccagcgtGATGACTAATTGCGGTGATTATGGAAATTGAACATACTTTTGCGTACCCCCCACCCTTCGCGCACGTGTGCCAATCACGGTTAATTCACTGGCCGAATACGCTCTAAAAATAGTGAACCCGCACAGGAATCAGAAGAAGCAGACGCGTTGGCACTGGTTGGCAGCAAAACCAGACACGCAGTGCTGCCAGGGCCGCGCGGGCAATTGTTGCACCGATCCTACTCGGAAATGAGTAATTTGGAATATGTCagattttgagtaaaatttaccCAAATTTGGCACTTTACCTTAAATTTTGACAGCATTGCCCAACAATTTGACAACTACCCTATTACTAGCGAAGAAATTGGCTTTTCTGCACCAAGAAGGAAGCGACGAGGTGAATAATCTTCTTTCCAGCGAGAAAAACTCACTCGCGAAGTAAGTTCTCGGCGGCACATGTGTTTATAAATAAACATATTAGGGTACAATATTTGGCGATGGAAAGATGATATCAAATTATGGTGCTGTTTTTATGATCCCACGACAGCAGGTTCAAGTGCATGCGGTCCAGAAAATGGACGACTTTAACGGGGAAGCGCAGCGCACAGCCGCAATAAAGTTTTGGTATCGGGGATTTAATTGCCACCGGTTCACTGGTTCAAACCGGACTAGAAGAAGCAGTACATTTCAGGGTTGAGAACTTTTGCGGAATCGAGAATTCGAGCTCGCTGAAGCGCAGACACGCGaacgcggtggattttctttgGTGGGAGGGCAAAATGATTAATTTGGTCGATTTCAGGAGTAATAAAAGCGGAAAATGTGAAGCGAAAGGCTTCAATTTGCGATTATTTTAATTGGAATTTAAATCAGTTTTTCTCTTTCTCGGATTATTTGAagtaaactggcaacactggcaaCGAATTACATCAATTTTGACACCACTGCTAAATAAAATTAACTACAATGTAAAAGGATTTCATTTCTTACAGGGATTTTGGATGTGGAGCAGTTTGCATGGACCCACATTGAAAAGTGTCGAGCTCTAAAATCAAAACTGACTGCATTTTGTTTTCCATCTTCTTACtcattcaaaatatcaaagcaTTCTAATATTCAGctagcttttgaaaatttatactcGATTTGAAAAATGATGTCAGTTACGTCGACTTAGCTTGCTCGGAAAATGCTTTACTTCAGGGATTCGATTTGAAAAGCTCGAAATCTCAAATCAAGCTGTCAATAATTTACTTTTGAACAGCCGACTGGAGAAATGCTGTCAGTTTCGTAGACTTCTGGTTGCCACTGGGCGTCCTATTTCTGGTGCGAACTAAAGATTTTCACGAATGATTTTGTTGAAGACCCAGACTAAACAGCTGACAAGCTCCGttcgaattaattaaaatttcctaATCCCCTTTTCGACCAACAATGGCTCGACTAATGAACTTGAGGCTAGCCACCCCAAACTGGAATCCATTAATCTCATTCTCACTACCAACCACCCGTCCAGAACGTCTAGGAAGCATCCACTGTTCTCTTAGTACACGAGCTTCGCATAACTAGCTAGACATCCGTCACGCTTGGCagcgagagcaaaaaaaaatgcccaaCGATGCGCGGTGAATGACGTCAAATGTGCAACCATCAGCTGTCGTCGCCGCTGAGGTTGTTGCAATTGTCAATGCACTGCAAGTGCGTGACCAGCTTAGCCGGTGACGAGTCGTCCTCCTCCTGCTCGTCTACTCTCTGGTTCAAAAggttgacgacgacgacggccgtGTTGTgtgaatttataattttatttataaacgcATCATTGGACCCGGGTCTAGCCGCGCTTGGCTGCACAGAACGGTGCCAATGTCGCCCAACTTGGTCCGGTCGTCGGATAATAGTCCGGTCCCCACCGCGTCTGAGCGGCTTAACGAttgcaattaaaattttcttaacgGCGCAATTTTCATAAGCCAAGTGCGCACCTCCGCGAACGTGAGGTGCCAGCACATTATCGATTATGTGCTGCGTTTATATTAATAAAAGTAGGGTTGTTGGAGCTACTGTCGGAGTCGAGTTGGTCGAGCAGTCGACCTATTGAGATTTTTTGTCGACTTAGCGGCGACGGCCCTAGCCCGACATTGGCACCGCTGACGGTAGCGGACACGACGCGATCAAAGGCCATGACACTGACAGTTGCAGCTCGCGAAGGTGACAGCTCAGAACTGGTTCCGCGTGGCGCTTGATCGCAAATGTCATCTTCACTTGTGCAGTGGCGATTCTGGGTCTGGGATAAACTCATCGATCGTCTGCGATCGATGTCGGCGCAAAAATTTCCATACGACCGTGTAGGTGGCGTGTGCGCACGAGGTGGGAAATGATTAATTATGGCCCCTAGAGCCATTCGGAAATTGATCGCACGTTCTGGGAAAATTGCGACTGTTGTAAATTTATGACTGTCGTTTTTTGTGTTCAACACTGTCTTACTTTGAGCCAAAAAGTGTAAATCAATCCAAGAAAAACTAGTAAATTTGAAATGACAGCATTATCGATTTGTAAACAATCTCCGCAGTCTAAAGGTCTGGCAGAAGTCGTTTAGATACTGACAGCATTGTATAATATTATCGATTctacaacaaaattttacaatattcAGCTTCATAAGCAAAATTCACAGCACACCTATTTCCCAGCAAGTTAGCTTTCCTACTTCTCTAAAAGGAAAAACTTGTTATAACAGACGTGTGGCGTTCACCTAAACGGCCCGCGAGCACTCAACCGACCCGCGCAGCTCGTCGATGACGTTAATCCAGTTTTCCTTTGTTCCCGGCTGGGTAGATTTGTGCAGTAAACATCTACACCACGATCTACACCTCAGCAGGGAACAGCCGCTCTCCTCTCATCACGCTGCCATCCCAGAGGTGAACGCTGGATAACCAAACAAAaccagcagtgttgccagcaccTTGGCCTTCGACCGTACGATTTGTCCAACCGATTAGCACCAACCCCCCCGCAGAAATAGATCTTCGAGAGGCCTTGAAGATCATCGCCGTCGACTTGATACGATCCACCTGTTGTGGCCTAGATCGGTCCCCAACCGGCTG from Culex quinquefasciatus strain JHB chromosome 3, VPISU_Cqui_1.0_pri_paternal, whole genome shotgun sequence includes:
- the LOC6051819 gene encoding calcium-transporting ATPase sarcoplasmic/endoplasmic reticulum type isoform X2; protein product: MEDGHSKTVEECVGFFRVDSEKGLTPDQVKEYQKKYGPNELPAEEGKTIWQLVLEQFDDLLVKILLLAAIISFVLALFEEHEGVEAFVEPLVILLILIANACVGVWQERNAESAIEALKEYEPEMGKVVRGDKSGVQKVRAKEIVPGDIVEVSVGDKIPADIRLTKIYSTTIRIDQSILTGESVSVIKHTDAVPDPRAVNQDKKNILFSGTNVAAGKARGVVIGTGLSTAIGKIRTEMSETEEIKTPLQQKLDEFGEQLSKVITLICIAVWAINIGHFNDPAHGGSWIKGAVYYFKIAVALAVAAIPEGLPAVITTCLALGTRRMAKKNAIVRSLPSVETLGCTSVICSDKTGTLTTNQMSVSRMFIFDKVDGDSSSFSEFEISGSTYEPIGEVTLNGQRVKAADYEALHELGTICIMCNDSAIDFNEVKKVFEKVGEATETALIVLGEKMNPFNVSKQGLDRRSSAICVRQEIETKWKKEFTLEFSRDRKSMSSYCVPLKASRLGNGPKLFCKGAPEGVLDRCTHARVGTSKVPLTATLKKRILELTAQYGTGRDTLRCLALATADNPMKPEDMDLNDSNKFYTYEVNLTFVGVVGMLDPPRKEVLDAIARCRHAGIRVIVITGDNKATAEAICRRIGVFTEEEDTTGKSYSGREFDDLPVSEQREAVSRARLFSRVEPAHKSKIVEYLQSMNEISAMTGDGVNDAPALKKAEIGIAMGSGTAVAKSASEMVLADDNFSSIVAAVEEGRAIYNNMKQFIRYLISSNIGEVVSIFLTAALGLPEALIPVQLLWVNLVTDGLPATALGFNPPDLDIMDKPPRRADEGLISGWLFFRYMAIGGYVGAATVGGAAWWFMYHDQGPQLTYWQLTHHLSCIAGGDEFKGVDCKIFTDPHPMTMALSVLVTIEMLNAMNSLSENQSLVTMPPWSNLWLVGSMCLSFALHFVILYVDVLSSVFQVTPLNAEEWITVMKFSLPVVLLDEILKLVARRISDANEVIKKWE
- the LOC6051819 gene encoding calcium-transporting ATPase sarcoplasmic/endoplasmic reticulum type isoform X3, whose translation is MEDGHSKTVEECVGFFRVDSEKGLTPDQVKEYQKKYGPNELPAEEGKTIWQLVLEQFDDLLVKILLLAAIISFVLALFEEHEGVEAFVEPLVILLILIANACVGVWQERNAESAIEALKEYEPEMGKVVRGDKSGVQKVRAKEIVPGDIVEVSVGDKIPADIRLTKIYSTTIRIDQSILTGESVSVIKHTDAVPDPRAVNQDKKNILFSGTNVAAGKARGVVIGTGLSTAIGKIRTEMSETEEIKTPLQQKLDEFGEQLSKVITLICIAVWAINIGHFNDPAHGGSWIKGAVYYFKIAVALAVAAIPEGLPAVITTCLALGTRRMAKKNAIVRSLPSVETLGCTSVICSDKTGTLTTNQMSVSRMFIFDKVDGDSSSFSEFEISGSTYEPIGEVTLNGQRVKAADYEALHELGTICIMCNDSAIDFNEVKKVFEKVGEATETALIVLGEKMNPFNVSKQGLDRRSSAICVRQEIETKWKKEFTLEFSRDRKSMSSYCVPLKASRLGNGPKLFCKGAPEGVLDRCTHARVGTSKVPLTATLKKRILELTAQYGTGRDTLRCLALATADNPMKPEDMDLNDSNKFYTYEVNLTFVGVVGMLDPPRKEVLDAIARCRHAGIRVIVITGDNKATAEAICRRIGVFTEEEDTTGKSYSGREFDDLPVSEQREAVSRARLFSRVEPAHKSKIVEYLQSMNEISAMTGDGVNDAPALKKAEIGIAMGSGTAVAKSASEMVLADDNFSSIVAAVEEGRAIYNNMKQFIRYLISSNIGEVVSIFLTAALGLPEALIPVQLLWVNLVTDGLPATALGFNPPDLDIMDKPPRRADEGLISGWLFFRYMAIGGYVGAATVGGAAWWFMYHDQGPQLTYWQLTHHLSCIAGGDEFKGVDCKIFTDPHPMTMALSVLVTIEMLNAMNSLSENQSLVTMPPWSNLWLVGSMCLSFALHFVILYVDVLSSVFQVTPLNAEEWITVMKFSLPVVLLDEILKLVARRISDVNPDFH
- the LOC6051819 gene encoding calcium-transporting ATPase sarcoplasmic/endoplasmic reticulum type isoform X1; its protein translation is MEDGHSKTVEECVGFFRVDSEKGLTPDQVKEYQKKYGPNELPAEEGKTIWQLVLEQFDDLLVKILLLAAIISFVLALFEEHEGVEAFVEPLVILLILIANACVGVWQERNAESAIEALKEYEPEMGKVVRGDKSGVQKVRAKEIVPGDIVEVSVGDKIPADIRLTKIYSTTIRIDQSILTGESVSVIKHTDAVPDPRAVNQDKKNILFSGTNVAAGKARGVVIGTGLSTAIGKIRTEMSETEEIKTPLQQKLDEFGEQLSKVITLICIAVWAINIGHFNDPAHGGSWIKGAVYYFKIAVALAVAAIPEGLPAVITTCLALGTRRMAKKNAIVRSLPSVETLGCTSVICSDKTGTLTTNQMSVSRMFIFDKVDGDSSSFSEFEISGSTYEPIGEVTLNGQRVKAADYEALHELGTICIMCNDSAIDFNEVKKVFEKVGEATETALIVLGEKMNPFNVSKQGLDRRSSAICVRQEIETKWKKEFTLEFSRDRKSMSSYCVPLKASRLGNGPKLFCKGAPEGVLDRCTHARVGTSKVPLTATLKKRILELTAQYGTGRDTLRCLALATADNPMKPEDMDLNDSNKFYTYEVNLTFVGVVGMLDPPRKEVLDAIARCRHAGIRVIVITGDNKATAEAICRRIGVFTEEEDTTGKSYSGREFDDLPVSEQREAVSRARLFSRVEPAHKSKIVEYLQSMNEISAMTGDGVNDAPALKKAEIGIAMGSGTAVAKSASEMVLADDNFSSIVAAVEEGRAIYNNMKQFIRYLISSNIGEVVSIFLTAALGLPEALIPVQLLWVNLVTDGLPATALGFNPPDLDIMDKPPRRADEGLISGWLFFRYMAIGGYVGAATVGGAAWWFMYHDQGPQLTYWQLTHHLSCIAGGDEFKGVDCKIFTDPHPMTMALSVLVTIEMLNAMNSLSENQSLVTMPPWSNLWLVGSMCLSFALHFVILYVDVLSSVFQVTPLNAEEWITVMKFSLPVVLLDEILKLVARRISDGESIITTMHWLVLAWAVFFAYIIWGPI